From Cognatishimia sp. WU-CL00825, a single genomic window includes:
- a CDS encoding DUF3576 domain-containing protein, producing the protein MTIKSTARLALCIVALTALVACGSFGGRRGDADTYGQSGTSTASNNAVKVQDRETTIWDIFKKDNSDITVKVNKYIWTASLEVLDFLPVESVDPFSGVIVTGYGTPPNGGRAYRATILVRDPALDARSLHLAMQTRGGRAVDASTVRAVEDAILARARQLRIADGRF; encoded by the coding sequence ATGACAATCAAATCTACAGCAAGATTGGCACTTTGCATTGTGGCGCTGACAGCGCTTGTGGCGTGCGGCAGTTTCGGTGGCCGGCGCGGTGATGCCGACACTTATGGGCAGAGCGGGACGTCGACTGCCAGCAATAATGCGGTAAAGGTTCAGGATCGTGAAACCACGATCTGGGATATTTTCAAGAAAGATAACAGTGACATCACTGTCAAAGTGAACAAATACATCTGGACGGCGTCGCTGGAAGTTTTGGATTTCTTGCCCGTCGAGTCTGTTGACCCCTTTTCCGGCGTGATCGTGACCGGATATGGCACGCCTCCAAATGGCGGCCGCGCCTATCGCGCGACTATACTGGTGCGTGATCCTGCTTTGGATGCGCGGTCTTTGCATCTGGCGATGCAAACTCGTGGTGGTCGTGCAGTGGATGCCAGCACGGTGCGGGCTGTTGAAGACGCTATATTG